In a genomic window of Gossypium arboreum isolate Shixiya-1 chromosome 7, ASM2569848v2, whole genome shotgun sequence:
- the LOC108466219 gene encoding uncharacterized protein LOC108466219, translating to MSASISLICCNFSYVPQNSSKFKTLIRARNLSQQSPLLSKRSSNSSVFLKLNNRIALVSPFQQKGVLQICQSSLNTQNSEEEAGQDKGLSVDNGKEGRDWTTSILLFVLWGALMYYVFNLSPNQTPSRDMYFLKKLLNLKGDDGFRMNEVLVSQWYIMGLWPLVYSMLLLPTGRSSKNNIPAWPFLVLSFFGGVYALLPYFVLWSPPPPPVDENELEKWPLNFLESKLTAGMVLAAGIGLIIYAGLANADIWREFYQYFRESKFIHIMSLDFTLLSAFAPFWVYNDMTARKWYDKGFWLLSLSLVPILGPALYLVLRPSLSDLPVTVSKTTSE from the exons ATGTCAGCAAGCATCAGCCTCATCTGTTGCAACTTCTCTTACGTACCTCAAAACTCTTCCAAGTTCAAAACTTTAATCCGAGCTAGAAACCTTAGCCAACAAAGTCCTTTACTTTCCAAAAGATCCTCAAATTCCTCAGTCTTCCTTAAACTCAACAACCGTATTGCCTTAGTTTCCCCATTTCAGCAAAAGGGTGTTCTTCAAATATGTCAAAGTTCCTTAAACACCCAGAATTCTGAAGAAGAAGCGGGTCAGGATAAAGGGCTCTCGGTTGATAATGGCAAAGAAGGAAGGGATTGGACAACCTCGATTTTGCTTTTTGTGTTGTGGGGTGCCCTCATGTACTATGTTTTCAATCTCTCACCGAACCAAACGCCG TCAAGGGATATGTATTTTTTGAAAAAGCTTCTAAATTTGAAGGGGGATGATGGTTTTAGGATGAATGAAGTACTTGTGTCCCAATGGTACATAATGGGACTGTGGCCATTGGTGTACAGCATGCTGCTGCTTCCAACAGGCAGAAG CTCGAAAAACAACATTCCTGCCTGGCCGTTTCTAGTACTTTCTTTCTTCGGTGGGGTATATGCTCTTTTGCCATATTTTGTTCTTTGGAGTCCACCACCACCACCTGTTGATGAAAATGAGCTTGAAAAATGGCCTTTGAATTTTCTGGAATCAAAATTAACCGCTGGG ATGGTGCTTGCTGCAGGAATAGGATTAATAATTTATGCAGGTCTAGCAAATGCTGATATTTGGAGAGAGTTTTACCAATACTTCAGGGAAAGCAAATTT ATTCACATCATGAGCCTTGATTTTACTCTACTATCTGCCTTTGCCCCTTTTTGGGTTTATAATGATATGACTGCTCGTAAATG GTATGACAAAGGTTTTTGGCTTCTGTCCCTATCATTGGTGCCAATCTTAGGTCCTGCTCTATATCTTGTCTTACGGCCATCGCTATCAGATTTACCTGTTACAGTTAGCAAAACTACATCCGAGTAA